The Spirochaetia bacterium 38H-sp genome has a segment encoding these proteins:
- a CDS encoding DUF1801 domain-containing protein, producing MQYNASNPDEYIKQIDPVWKDAFVRLRDSIKRSLDIGFIETMQYGMISYVVSKDVFPEGYHVAGDKLLPYISIAAQKRYISVYHMAIYADDRLMDWFVSEWNKRCDYKLDMGKSCIRFKNGSKIPYKLIEELAGKMSAKEWVQLYKKISK from the coding sequence ATGCAATACAATGCATCTAATCCTGATGAATATATAAAACAGATTGATCCTGTCTGGAAAGATGCTTTTGTTAGACTGCGTGATTCTATAAAGCGTAGTCTTGACATAGGTTTTATAGAAACTATGCAGTATGGTATGATATCTTATGTAGTATCTAAGGACGTTTTTCCAGAAGGTTATCATGTTGCAGGTGATAAATTGTTGCCTTATATAAGTATAGCAGCTCAAAAGAGATATATAAGTGTCTATCATATGGCAATATATGCAGATGATAGGCTTATGGATTGGTTTGTATCGGAGTGGAATAAACGTTGTGATTATAAGCTGGATATGGGGAAAAGTTGTATAAGGTTTAAAAATGGCTCCAAAATCCCTTATAAGCTTATTGAAGAACTTGCTGGGAAAATGAGCGCAAAAGAGTGGGTGCAGCTGTATAAAAAAATCTCAAAGTAA
- a CDS encoding glycoside hydrolase encodes MFPDNFNLIIGLLHSLPYGTDSTVISDYYSNIIKPLVSKIYARRNVPLCVYYSGALLEMLEPENGAFFNVIREISDRKQIEILGGCFYESLLPFVPRPERIAGIEKLTTFIRQEFGKRPRGCFLGHGVWSQEIVPVFSTAGMDYVLFPDSHLVYAGIGSADIFKPYITEHDGKTLKLLPYVTRLPDNTYSSRYDDFLAFFASRVKTGSMLILLEDTSSWLGLSVADKKKRLVWWEGFIDFLSNKTDLPLTLPRDFSKSHMDYTALHLPELVLTKSGKSTGVYSGDYISRREEARLLYSKMQYVNTLVKQIRRDRSRKKTAKEDLLRGLSGHVYTNNMPGGIGDPVARFAAYSALLDAENNTREKGIFMPSVVKTDFDFDGRDEFLYQGNELNVYIKQKGACVFELDYLPFSWNFMAVCSVLNGGTKNNSYRTPRFFAEDKIYDNAPVENSKDLHDISGFSETIYDIKKYSSDSAELLFSAQAEIRKTKKKSYVVLSKKYVFLKTGFSVIYTLEHKGEGKLFFSPDFSFFLPPAYSWLGHIKNGEESSELILSKDRAFIADDISLYNVASKRKIRNFNIRFSYPVQTRYKIIKDTMEDKSLTQAYCLSPVIPLEPDSTIDFAIEITVGKGLPD; translated from the coding sequence TTGTTTCCTGATAATTTTAATCTTATCATAGGCTTATTGCATTCTCTTCCTTATGGTACGGATTCCACTGTAATATCCGATTATTATAGCAATATTATAAAACCTCTTGTTTCCAAGATATATGCACGCAGAAATGTTCCCCTGTGTGTGTATTATTCGGGTGCTCTGCTTGAGATGCTTGAGCCGGAAAACGGAGCTTTTTTTAATGTGATACGTGAGATATCAGATAGAAAACAGATAGAGATTCTTGGTGGATGTTTTTACGAGTCGCTTTTGCCTTTTGTTCCAAGACCGGAGAGGATTGCAGGTATAGAAAAGCTTACTACTTTTATCAGACAGGAGTTTGGTAAGAGACCAAGGGGCTGTTTTTTGGGACATGGTGTATGGTCGCAGGAGATAGTACCTGTGTTTTCTACTGCCGGGATGGATTATGTCCTATTCCCAGATTCTCATCTTGTTTATGCTGGTATCGGTTCTGCGGATATTTTTAAACCCTATATTACGGAGCATGACGGCAAAACTTTAAAGCTGCTTCCTTATGTTACTCGTCTTCCGGATAATACCTATTCTTCAAGATACGATGACTTTCTTGCTTTCTTTGCTTCAAGAGTGAAAACAGGCAGTATGCTTATTCTGTTAGAAGATACATCTTCCTGGCTTGGGCTATCTGTTGCAGATAAGAAGAAAAGGCTAGTATGGTGGGAAGGCTTTATTGATTTTCTATCAAATAAAACAGACCTTCCTCTTACCCTGCCCAGGGATTTCTCAAAATCTCATATGGACTACACAGCATTGCACCTACCGGAGCTTGTTCTTACAAAATCAGGCAAGAGTACAGGGGTTTACTCTGGAGACTATATTTCTAGGAGAGAAGAGGCACGGCTTTTGTACTCCAAGATGCAGTACGTAAATACCCTTGTTAAGCAGATACGCCGTGACCGCTCCAGAAAAAAAACTGCCAAGGAGGATTTGTTACGCGGGCTTTCCGGCCATGTATATACCAATAATATGCCTGGAGGCATAGGAGACCCTGTAGCTAGATTTGCCGCTTATTCTGCTCTGCTGGATGCGGAAAACAACACTAGAGAAAAAGGCATTTTTATGCCTTCTGTTGTAAAAACTGATTTTGACTTTGACGGTAGGGATGAGTTCTTGTATCAGGGAAATGAACTTAATGTTTACATAAAACAAAAAGGAGCTTGTGTATTTGAGCTGGATTATTTGCCGTTTTCATGGAATTTTATGGCTGTATGTTCTGTCTTAAACGGAGGAACCAAAAATAACAGCTATAGAACTCCGCGTTTTTTTGCGGAAGATAAGATATATGATAATGCCCCTGTAGAAAATTCTAAAGATCTGCATGATATATCGGGTTTTTCAGAGACTATTTATGATATCAAGAAGTATAGCAGCGATTCTGCGGAGCTTTTGTTCTCAGCACAAGCTGAGATAAGAAAAACAAAGAAAAAATCCTATGTTGTTTTATCCAAAAAATATGTTTTTTTAAAAACAGGTTTCTCTGTTATTTATACGCTTGAGCATAAGGGAGAAGGAAAACTGTTTTTTTCACCTGATTTTAGCTTTTTTCTTCCCCCTGCATACAGCTGGCTGGGACATATAAAAAATGGAGAAGAATCATCAGAGCTCATATTGAGCAAAGATAGAGCCTTTATTGCGGATGATATCAGTCTGTACAATGTTGCCAGCAAAAGAAAGATAAGAAATTTTAACATAAGGTTTTCTTACCCTGTGCAAACAAGATATAAAATCATAAAAGATACTATGGAAGATAAGTCTTTGACTCAGGCGTACTGTCTTAGTCCTGTCATCCCTTTAGAACCAGACTCCACAATTGATTTTGCTATTGAGATAACGGTTGGGAAAGGGCTTCCGGATTGA